Proteins encoded by one window of Polaribacter haliotis:
- a CDS encoding AraC family transcriptional regulator gives MKVLPFQIPKPENDALVFQEDIEFVFYNKLHQHEEIQISLIVKGEGTLIVGDTINNYEAGNILVLGSNLPHVFQSTENLKAESHMVTLFFTENSFGKNFFELQELHEINRFFKQAKHGFKIVSDKNITTLFLELKTASKLDRFISLLQVLKKVTSLEYESLSSFIYEKKYTAVEGKRMRDVFDFTMSNFTEDITLDAIANVASMTKNAFCKYFKKRTNKSYFRFLNELRIENASKLIVSNTDFTLAEIAYNSGFKNISNFNRHFKSIKKMSPSNYKKNYNT, from the coding sequence ATGAAAGTTTTACCATTTCAAATTCCGAAACCAGAGAATGATGCACTTGTTTTTCAAGAGGATATCGAATTTGTTTTTTATAATAAATTACACCAGCATGAAGAAATTCAGATAAGTTTAATTGTAAAAGGTGAAGGAACTTTAATAGTTGGTGATACTATAAACAATTATGAAGCTGGTAATATTCTCGTTTTAGGTAGTAATTTGCCACACGTTTTCCAAAGCACAGAAAATTTAAAAGCAGAATCTCATATGGTTACGCTCTTTTTTACTGAAAATTCTTTTGGGAAAAATTTTTTCGAACTCCAAGAACTACATGAAATAAATCGTTTTTTTAAACAAGCTAAACATGGCTTTAAAATTGTTTCTGATAAAAATATTACAACACTTTTTTTAGAGTTGAAAACGGCTTCTAAACTAGACCGTTTTATTTCTTTATTACAAGTTCTTAAAAAAGTAACTTCTTTAGAATACGAGAGTTTGTCTTCTTTTATTTATGAAAAAAAATATACAGCTGTAGAAGGTAAAAGAATGCGAGATGTTTTTGATTTTACAATGAGTAATTTTACTGAAGATATTACTTTAGATGCGATAGCAAATGTTGCATCAATGACAAAGAATGCATTTTGTAAATATTTTAAAAAAAGGACAAATAAAAGTTATTTCCGTTTTTTAAATGAATTAAGAATTGAAAATGCGAGTAAATTAATTGTTTCAAACACCGATTTTACCTTGGCAGAAATTGCCTACAATTCTGGATTTAAAAATATATCTAATTTTAATAGACATTTTAAAAGCATTAAAAAAATGAGTCCTTCTAATTATAAAAAAAATTATAATACTTAA